From the Nitrospira sp. genome, the window CGCTGCTCATGCCCAGCAGCAAAGTCGAGGAGGGGCGGTTACGAGTGATGCAGGACGGTCTGCAGGAGGAGCTGGATGATGATCCGTTGGGGCCTGCCAGAGGTATCGGCAATGGGCTGCGTCTCGCTGTTACTCTGTGGAGCTTCATCGCACTCGTTGTCCTCTTGATGCGGTAACCAGCCCCCAATCTAGCCTCAAATCCCTTACCCCTTCAGACTGCGTGCCTCTTCCCCGTCCGGACGTGTATTTCTGTTGCCTTGTGTAGTCTCAATCTCATTTTCGACATGGTGATTATGCGCGTATTTGTATGCAATGGAAAGAAAGAGTCGCTTTCTAAGGGGCGGAAGCCTTTTGAAAGAGCGAGCGAATGCTCCGCATGGGGTAAGGGAATTTTGATGGATGTGCAATGAATCATACGGAGCGGGAAGGCCCACGATGAAGCAGATGGGTCCCCAAGAGTTCTGTCGCTTTGTGCGGCTGTGTCCGTCTTGGCGTCTGCCGATCGGCCTCCTCCGATAGATCCATGATGAGCTGGGTCAACTGTTACAAGTCATCGCGAGACAGAGGAACGTCTCGACCTCCAGTTTAGGATGTTGTCGAGGCGATGTTCTTCATCGCATACACCGATAAAATATATATATACTTCAGGCACTTCCCAGCTCCTTCGCTTGACTCGCCTCCAATCGTTTGTTATAAGCCTTCCGTATATACGAGGGAGTGTTGGAGAGGTGTACCCAGGGAGACTATGGCCAGTTGTCGATTTTTCGCCCCTCTCAGTGCTGTCGCGCAAGCCGTAAAGATTCATGAATATCATTAAGGCGCTATTCAACCGACTCTCTGACAGTCTGCTCTCGACCGTTCAGGGACGACTCGATCCCGCGACGGAGTTTACCCCTGTCGCTCCGCTTCGATTGGTTTCGGATAAGCCTGTTGTTCTGCCTTCGTTGGATTCTTCCTCCGTCGCTCGTCGGCCCATCGGCCATGCCGTCAGTCAACCCGATGCCGTGGATGACGCGATCAGGCGGAGTCAATCATGGTTCTTCAGCCGCCAACATGCCGAAGGGTACTGGGTTGCTGAGCTGGAAGCAGACACCACTCTGACCTCCGAGTACTTGATGCTGCGCCGATTTCTCGATCGGGTTGATCCTGATCGAGAGGTGAAGGCTGTCCGATACCTCAAGGCGATGCAACTCCCCGACGGCGGATGGCCGATCTACTATGGTGGCCCGGCGGAGATCAGCGCATCGGTCAAGGCATATTTTGCTCTCAAGTTGAGTGGGGTGTCGGCGGATGAACCGTTTATGGTTCGGGCCAAAGAACGGATTCTGGCGATGGGCGGCGTCCTACAGGCCAACGTGTTTACGAAAATCACGCTGGCCCTATTCGATCAGTACGATTGGGAAGGCGTTCCCCATATGCCGGTCGAACTGATGTTGTTGCCGAAGAAGTTCTACTTCAGTATCTATGCGATCTCCTATTGGTCGCGGGCCGTGCTGATTCCTTTGCTCATTGTATTCGCGCACCGACCGGTCTGTCGGATCCCGCGCGAACAAGGCATTGACGAGTTGTACCCCAATCCGCGCGCAGAGGTTCGCTATTGGAAATACCCTCCATTCAATAAGGATCAGGCCTGGTTCACTCCGCATAACTTCTTCGTGGCATTGGATGCGATGTTGAAACTGTATGACCGGATGCCCATGCGGGTGTTACGAGAAAAGGCGTTGCATAAAGCAACTTGTTGGATGGTGGATCATCTCAAAGGGTCCGGGGGACTCGGTGCCATTTATCCGGCGATGGCGAACTCCATCATGGCGCTTGAATGCTTAGGGTACGACGCTGATGACCCACTGGTCGTCAAGGCACTTCGCGAGATCGAAGAATTGGAGGTCTACGATTCCGCGATGATCGACGGTGAAGTCGTCCCCACCCTTCATCTCCAGCCCTGTTTTTCTCCTGTTTGGGACACAGCGTTGCTCGTGAACGCTCTGGTCGAGGCGGGGGTGTCTCAGGAGCATCCTGCGCTCCAAAAGGCGGGCAGGTATCTCATGTCCAGGCAAACCAAGGTCGTGGGGGATTGGATTATCTCCTCGCCAAACGCGGAACCGGGCGGGTGGTACTTTCAGTTTGAGAACGAATTGTACCCGGATGTTGACGATTCTGCCGTGGTCATCATGGCGCTGTCGAAAGTGAAGATCCCGGGCCAGGAAGGGGGACTGAACGATTCCATTCGTCGTGGCATGCGATGGGTGCTGGCGATGCAGGGCTCCGACGGCGGCTGGGGCGCCTATGATAAAGACAACAATCGCGTTGTCTTTAATTATATTCCGTTCGCGGACCACAAGGCGTTGTTGGACCCCAGTACCTCCGATTTAGCCGGGCGATGTCTGGAGATGCTCGGCGCATTAGGATACGACAAGAGCCATCCAGCCGCCGGACCGGCCTTGGCTTTTCTGAGGAAAGAGCAGGAGGAAGACGGCAGTTGGTATGGACGGTGGGGAATCAATTACATTTATGGGACTTGGTCTGTCTTGGCTGGGTTGAGAGCCATCGGTGAAGATCTCTCGACGCCTTCTATTCGCCGGGCGGTTGCTTGGCTGGAATCGAAACAGAATCCTGACGGTGGGTGGGGTGAGTCCTGTCTCTCCTATACGGACGGTCTGGAGCATCACGGTACGGGGAAGAGCACGCCCTCGCAAACAGCATGGGCGTTGATGGCCCTGATGTCGGCCGGAGCGATTGATTCCTTCAGTGTCGCGCGGGGAGTGCAATTCCTCCTTCGCCGTCAAATGAAGGATGGATCATGGGAAGAAATTGCTCATACCGGCACGGGATTTCCGCGCGTGTTTTATCTTCGGTATCATTGGTATTGTCAGTATTTCCCGCTGTGGGCTCTGGCGATGTACCGTAATCTCCGTTCTCGTGGGAAGATGCGGGCAGACGAACTTCGACATCACATTCAAGGAACTGACTTTTACCGGTCCAAGCATTGACGCCCGCCGGTTCTTTTTCCTCGCTAGCATCGGGAGCCGTGCCGCTTAAGCGAATTGCGATCTTTGCCGCCACTCCATGGGAGATGGGCGCGATTCAGTCGGCCTTCCCTTCCGGTGTTCAACGACGAATCGGTGGGCTCTCCGTTCCCGTACACACCATCGTGGACAGGGAATATTGGCTTGCGCAGACCGGCGTAGGTCAGGAGAAGGCACAGCGAAGCGCCGCTCAACTACTTGCCGGCCAATCCTTCAGTCTCGTGATATCAACGGGATTTGCCTGTGCACTCATTTCGGCTGATATTGGAGCGTTGTTGGTAGGCCGCGAAGTGGTGCATAGGGGAGAGTGCAGCGAAGCGCCATCACGGGCGATCGAAGTGCCGGGCGATGAACGCAATCTTGTCTTGGCGTTTGTGGATGCCATGGTGCCCTCCGCGCATCTCGGGCGGTTTGTCTCGACTGATCGCGTGATCGGCAGTGCTCGGGACAAGCGAGGGTTTGCGCTTAGCACTCAGGCCATCGGCCTCGATATGGAAAGTTCAGCCTTGGCTGCTCAAGCCCAACGGGCGCAGGTTCCCTTTGTGATCATCCGATCCGTTTCGGATCTTCTGGACGAAGATCTTCCGCTTGACTTCAATCTATTTCTCAGGCCCACTGGGTGGCTCAAAGGTATCGGTACCGTCGTGGCCGCTCCTTCATGCCTCTTGGGTCTTGGCCGGCTTCGTCGACAGAGTCTGGTCGCAGCGGAGGCCTTGACGGCCTTTTTCCGGAGTTATGCGGCGGCGATGGCGACCGAGCGGCAGAAGAAGGGCTTCTCGTCTACTTGACCATGACGCTACTCGAACTCGTGGGCCGATGGGCTCTTACCTCTGTGGCGGAAATGGGCCGGATGCTGATCTTCGTGGCGGCGTCCTTCGCCTGGTTGGCGCGTCCGCCGTTGCGGGGCATGCAATTCGTCAAGCAACTCCACTTCATCGGCTACAAGTCGACGTTTGTTGTCGTGTTGACGGCGGCGTTCACCGGGATGGTGTTGGCGCTACAAGGTTACTACACGCTGCGAAAGTTCGGCTCTGAAGGGCTGTTAGGTTCCGCGGTGGCGCTCAGCATGATTCGCGAGTTGGGTCCGGTTTTGGCTGCACTCATGGTGACGGCGCGCGCCGGTTCCGCTATAACGGCGGAAATCGGCATTATGCGGATCACGGAACAGATCGACGCGCTCGATACCATGGCCGTCAACCCGCTCCAATACCTGATCGCGCCGAAACTCGTCGCCGGTTTGATCGGCGTGCCGTTGTTGGTCGCGATCTTCGATGTGGTGGGAATCTACGGTGGTCACCTTGTTGGGGTGGATCTGCTCGGTGTCAGCGCCGGTTCGTACTGGAATTCCATCGAGGCCGCTGTCGAGTGGAAAGACGTCTATGGCGGCGTTCTCAAATCCATTAGTTTCGGTCTGATCGTAAGCTGGGTCTGTTGCTACAAAGGCTTTTACACCAAGATGAGTGCCGAAGGGCTCGGCACCGCCACGACCGAGGCGGTCGTGTTGTCATCGGTCTTGATTCTCATCTGGGATTATTTCCTGACGTCGTTGCTGTTGTAAGCATGCTGAAGCTCGAGGGAGTCACGAAAACGTTGGGCGGTCAGCTGGTCTTGCAGGGCATTGATCTCGTTGTCCCTAAAGGAAAGCTCACGACGATCATCGGTCGGAGCGGTGAAGGCAAGAGTGTGCTGCTGAAGCATATGATCGGACTCCTCCAACCTGATTCCGGACAAGTGTGGGTCGATGGGGTCGAGATTTCTCGGCTCCGCGGCCATGCGCTCAACGAGGTCCGGAAGCGGTTTGCGATGCTGTTCCAGGGGGCGGCGCTGTTCGATTCACTGACTGTTTTCGAAAACGTGGCGTTCCCCCTTAGAGAAAGGCTCAGGATCAAAGGTCAGGAGGTGACCGCCCGTGTGGAAGAGAAGTTGGATCAAGTGGGTCTGGCCGGGATGGGACACAAGTTCCCTGCGGAACTCAGCGGGGGCATGCGGAAACGCGCCGGCCTGGCACGTGCGTTGGTGATGCAACCGGAGATCATGCTGTTCGACGAGCCCACGACGGGTCTTGATCCGCTGATGGCCAAATCGATTCACGATCTTATCACGAGCATGCAGCGGAAGTTTGGGTTCACTGCCGTGATGGTGAGCCATGAGATTCCCGAGATATTCGGGATCTCGGATTATGTCGCGATGTTAAAACGTGGGAAAATAGCCGCGATGGCAGAGCCGGCTGAATTTCAACGGACGACCGACTCTGAAATCAGAGAATTCATCTCAGTCGGTGGGACGGTGCCGATGATGAAGGCGTTCGACGGATCATAGAGGAGTCTTTCGGTGGAAAAAGGTAAGCTCGAATTAATCGTCGGTGTGTTTGTGCTGGTCGGGATTGTCTGTCTAGGCTATCTCTCGATCAAGCTCGGCAAGTTGGAACTGATCGGTGGCGACGTCTACGAAGTGGATGCTCTGTTCAATTCAGCCACAGGGCTGAAAGCCGGAGCAACTGTGGAAGTCGCCGGTGTTGAGGTGGGTCGGGTCAAGACGATCCGTCTGAAAGAGGATCGAGCGATGGTATCACTGGCGGTCCAGACTGGGACGAAACTCTATTCCGATACCATCGCTTCGATCAAGACCCGAGGAATCATCGGAGAAAAATATCTTGCGCTTTCGCCGGGTGGAGGGGGAGATCCGCTGAAGCCGGGCGACGTCATTCGTGACACGGAATCAGGCCTCGACTTGGAGGAGTTGGTGAGTCAGTACGTCCACGGGAAGGTCAACTAACCGGACCTATCTATGGATGTGGCGGAAAAGACCAGTCTGTTGTCCTAGGAGAGAGGGCGCGATGATAGCGATCAGGAATGCTTGGAGAGGGCGAAGAGGAGGGGGCTCGTGGTTCGCGGTGCTCATGATGGTCATTTGCATCGGAGCGGTGACGGTACCCGGGTACGCGGGTCCTCCAACCGACTCCATGAAGGCGACGATCGACGAAGTGCTCCGCATCGTACGGGAAAAGGAACTCCAGCAACCGGAGAAAGCCGAGGAGCGGCGACACCTGCTGGAGCAAGTGGTGTCGGCTCGATTTGACTATACAGAAATGTCTCGACGGGCTCTTGGGTCTCCCTGGAACCAGCTGACTGATGAACAGAAGCAGGAGTTTGTCGACCTCTTTCGGCAGCTGCTGACAAATTCGTACGCGGACAGGATCGAAACCTATTCCGGCGAAGGCGTGCAGTATTTACATGAACGAACGGAGAAAGAGTACGCGGAAGTCAGGACCAAAGTGATTTCGGGAAAGACGGAGATTCCGCTCGATTATCGTTTAATCAACAAAGCCGATGATTGGCGGGTCTATGATGTCGTCGTGGACGGGGTCAGTCTGGTGAATAACTATCGCGGCCAGTTTACGAAGATCCTTCGTGCTTCTTCCTATTCGGACCTCGTCGATCAGCTGCGCAAGAAATCCATTCAGCTCAGAGCGCCGGCTCCGTAACATTCTCCACGGGAAGGTGAAGAGGTTTGTGCGTCGTTCTGCCGCCGGTATTAGCCTCCTGCTGTGGGTGGCGTTCTGCCCCGGGCTTCTCGATCGAGCTCATGCGGATGTGCAGTATTTCCCTATTCCTGCCATCAGTACCAGCAAGAACGACGGCAACGATCTTGGATTAATCATGCCGGTTCTCATCACTGGAGCGGATGGGGATCTAAAGTATTTAGTCGCTCCGATGCTGATTCATAACTCATACGTGGGCCTCCGAGGAACCATCAATCTGTTCCGTTATGAACCAGGTGGGAAACAAATCAAAGCCCTTGCGTCCTGGTCAGAGAAGATCGAACATAAATTCCTATTGAGCTATGTCGATCCGGGTTTCAGCAACGGACGATATAGTGTCGAGTTCAGTGCCACGAATTTTAAGAATGCCACTATGCGGTATTTTGGGCTAGGCCCGTCGACGGAAAAGGGAGATCAGACCAACTACACGGCATCCGAGACACGGGTCAATTGGCGATTCGGTGTGTATGCCAATGAAGTGACGCAGATCGCCGTGAGTCAGCGGCTACGAGTTATGCAGCAGATCCAGCCGGGAGCAGCTACCATGTTTCCGTTTTCCCGAGATGTTTTTCCGGAAGATCCTGGTATGGATGGGGCGGCGATCCTCGGTCAACGGATCAGCTTTCACTACGATACGCGGAATAATTTGGTGACGCCGACTGATGGAATGGCGCTCACGGCCTATGCGGAGCTCAATTTCAATTTTCATAAAGGTGCAGAGCCTGTGTATTCCAGGTACGGTCTCCAGATCACGAAGATGCTCGCGAGTGAATCCAAGCGGGCGATTTTGGTGGTTCACGGCGAATTGCAAGCCACGCTCGGCTCGGACGTTCCGTTTTATGAGCAGAGCTCGTTAGGCGGGCAGAACAATCTGCGCGGCTTTGGAATGGACCGATATATCGACAAGCAACTGATCGCGTTCAGCGTTGAGGAACGAATTCATATCTTGCGAACGCGTCTCGCGGGAGTCGTGGCGGATTTTGAGTTGACGCCGTTCATCGATACCGGACAGGTTTTCAACTCTTTCATGGATGTCAGCTTCAAGGACTATCGCATTACACCAGGTATTGGATTCCGGGGAATCATCCGCCCCAACGTAGTGGGACGGATAGATTATGGATACAGTAAAGAAGGAGGAGCGATTTTTGCGGGGCTGGATTTTCCATACTGACCGAATCATACGGTAGCAACTCCGATGGGACAATCCTGATGCCTTATAACAAAGGTCAGACGGGGCATGTTTCATAAGTGCTTGACTTCATATGGATCTTGTGTGAGACTCGCCGAAATTTGGCACCCGAACGAGCGGCTTTGACTGGTCGGATGCAGGGGCTGCGGTGCTGACAGATGCGAAGGAAGGAGACTATCTATGTCCATACTCAAGACAATCCATAGTCCTGCCGATCTGAAGCGGTTGTCTCCCGACAAGTTTCCGGCATTGTGCCGGGAGATCCGGGAACAAATTATCGGAGCAGTCTCGAATGTGGGCGGACACCTGGCTTCGAATTTGGGCGTCGTCGAGCTCACAGTCGCCTTACAATATCTTCTGGATACGCCGACCGATAAAATCGTGTGGGACACCAGTAATCAGTCATACACGCACAAACTGCTCACCGGTCGGCGCGAACAGTTCCACACACTCCGTCAGTACGGCGGATTGAGCGGGTTTTGTAAGCGGGAAGAGAGTGAGTACGATACATTCAACGCCGGCCATGCGGGGACCGGTGTGTCGGCCGCCTTCGGCATGGTCGAAGCCCGAGACCAGTTGAAGGAAAAACATAAGGTCGTCTGCGTCGTCGGTGACGGCGCCATGACGGCGGGCATGACGCTGGAAGGACTGCATCATGCCGGGGGGCTCGGAAAAGATTTTCTCGTGATTTTGAACGACAACCAAATGTCGATCTCGAAAAACGTCGGGGCTATTTCCGCCTATCTGAGCCGGACCATCACGGGTGAGTTCTATGGGAAAGTGCGCGAAGAGACCGGTCAGCTCTTGGGGAAGATTCCTCACATCGGCTCCGATATGCAGAAGCTCGCCCGGCGAGCCGAAGAGCTCGCCAAAGGCGCGATTCTGCCGGGATTGCTCTTCGAAGAGCTGGGATTTCAATACAGTGGACCCATCGACGGCCACAATTTTGAGCATCTCCTTCCGACGATCGAGAATGTGCTGAAGATGAAAGGGCCGGTCCTGCTCCATGTCATCACGAAGAAGGGCCTCGGCTACGAACCGGCCATGAAGAATCCGGTATGGTTCCATGCGTGCCCGCCATTCGCTCGGTCGACCGGTGCACCGGCCAAGAAAGCCGTGCGTCCTTCATACACGGCGATCGCGATGGACACGCTTGTCAAGTTGGCTCGTGAGGACAAGCGCATCGTGGCGATCACAGCGGCGATGTGCGAGGGCACGGGATTGACGGCGTTCGAGAAAGAGTTCCCGGACCGACTCTACGATGTCGGTATTGCGGAACAGCATGCGGTGACGTTTGCGGCAGGGCTCGCTGCACAAGGCATGAAACCGGTCGTGGCGATGTATGCGACCTTCCTCCAGCGGGCCTATGATCAAGTCGTGCATGATGTCGCCACCCAAAATCTTCCGGTGGCCTTCTGCATCGATCGAGGGGGGCTCGTCGCGGAGGACGGAACGACGCATCATGGGGCCTTCGACTATGCCTATCTGCGGCATGTTCCCAATATGGTCGTTATGGCTCCTAAAGATGAGAATGAACTGCAGCATATGGTGAAAACCTGCCTGGAATTCGACGGGCCGATTTCAGTGCGATATCCTCGAGGGGTGAGTCTCGGTGTGAAGATGGACCCGGTTCCGCAAGCCTTGCCGGTGGGGAAAGGGGAGCTTCTCAAAGATGGGACGGATGTGGCCATCGTTGCGATCGGTGTCTCGGTCTGGCAAGCTGTTGAAGCAGCCGAACGGCTCAGTAAGGAAGGGGTGTCCACAGCAGTTGTGAACGGACGATTCGTTAAGCCACTCGATCAGGATCTGATTGTTGAGGTGGCGAAGCGGGTGCGCTATGTTGTAACGGTGGAAGAAGGCTGCAAGATCGGTGGGTTTGGTTCTGCCGTGCTCGAAACCCTTTCGGAAGCC encodes:
- the shc gene encoding squalene--hopene cyclase, with amino-acid sequence MNIIKALFNRLSDSLLSTVQGRLDPATEFTPVAPLRLVSDKPVVLPSLDSSSVARRPIGHAVSQPDAVDDAIRRSQSWFFSRQHAEGYWVAELEADTTLTSEYLMLRRFLDRVDPDREVKAVRYLKAMQLPDGGWPIYYGGPAEISASVKAYFALKLSGVSADEPFMVRAKERILAMGGVLQANVFTKITLALFDQYDWEGVPHMPVELMLLPKKFYFSIYAISYWSRAVLIPLLIVFAHRPVCRIPREQGIDELYPNPRAEVRYWKYPPFNKDQAWFTPHNFFVALDAMLKLYDRMPMRVLREKALHKATCWMVDHLKGSGGLGAIYPAMANSIMALECLGYDADDPLVVKALREIEELEVYDSAMIDGEVVPTLHLQPCFSPVWDTALLVNALVEAGVSQEHPALQKAGRYLMSRQTKVVGDWIISSPNAEPGGWYFQFENELYPDVDDSAVVIMALSKVKIPGQEGGLNDSIRRGMRWVLAMQGSDGGWGAYDKDNNRVVFNYIPFADHKALLDPSTSDLAGRCLEMLGALGYDKSHPAAGPALAFLRKEQEEDGSWYGRWGINYIYGTWSVLAGLRAIGEDLSTPSIRRAVAWLESKQNPDGGWGESCLSYTDGLEHHGTGKSTPSQTAWALMALMSAGAIDSFSVARGVQFLLRRQMKDGSWEEIAHTGTGFPRVFYLRYHWYCQYFPLWALAMYRNLRSRGKMRADELRHHIQGTDFYRSKH
- a CDS encoding MlaE family lipid ABC transporter permease subunit; amino-acid sequence: MTLLELVGRWALTSVAEMGRMLIFVAASFAWLARPPLRGMQFVKQLHFIGYKSTFVVVLTAAFTGMVLALQGYYTLRKFGSEGLLGSAVALSMIRELGPVLAALMVTARAGSAITAEIGIMRITEQIDALDTMAVNPLQYLIAPKLVAGLIGVPLLVAIFDVVGIYGGHLVGVDLLGVSAGSYWNSIEAAVEWKDVYGGVLKSISFGLIVSWVCCYKGFYTKMSAEGLGTATTEAVVLSSVLILIWDYFLTSLLL
- a CDS encoding ABC transporter ATP-binding protein, giving the protein MLKLEGVTKTLGGQLVLQGIDLVVPKGKLTTIIGRSGEGKSVLLKHMIGLLQPDSGQVWVDGVEISRLRGHALNEVRKRFAMLFQGAALFDSLTVFENVAFPLRERLRIKGQEVTARVEEKLDQVGLAGMGHKFPAELSGGMRKRAGLARALVMQPEIMLFDEPTTGLDPLMAKSIHDLITSMQRKFGFTAVMVSHEIPEIFGISDYVAMLKRGKIAAMAEPAEFQRTTDSEIREFISVGGTVPMMKAFDGS
- the mlaD gene encoding outer membrane lipid asymmetry maintenance protein MlaD, with amino-acid sequence MEKGKLELIVGVFVLVGIVCLGYLSIKLGKLELIGGDVYEVDALFNSATGLKAGATVEVAGVEVGRVKTIRLKEDRAMVSLAVQTGTKLYSDTIASIKTRGIIGEKYLALSPGGGGDPLKPGDVIRDTESGLDLEELVSQYVHGKVN
- a CDS encoding ABC transporter substrate-binding protein, with amino-acid sequence MMVICIGAVTVPGYAGPPTDSMKATIDEVLRIVREKELQQPEKAEERRHLLEQVVSARFDYTEMSRRALGSPWNQLTDEQKQEFVDLFRQLLTNSYADRIETYSGEGVQYLHERTEKEYAEVRTKVISGKTEIPLDYRLINKADDWRVYDVVVDGVSLVNNYRGQFTKILRASSYSDLVDQLRKKSIQLRAPAP
- a CDS encoding BamA/TamA family outer membrane protein; translation: MRRSAAGISLLLWVAFCPGLLDRAHADVQYFPIPAISTSKNDGNDLGLIMPVLITGADGDLKYLVAPMLIHNSYVGLRGTINLFRYEPGGKQIKALASWSEKIEHKFLLSYVDPGFSNGRYSVEFSATNFKNATMRYFGLGPSTEKGDQTNYTASETRVNWRFGVYANEVTQIAVSQRLRVMQQIQPGAATMFPFSRDVFPEDPGMDGAAILGQRISFHYDTRNNLVTPTDGMALTAYAELNFNFHKGAEPVYSRYGLQITKMLASESKRAILVVHGELQATLGSDVPFYEQSSLGGQNNLRGFGMDRYIDKQLIAFSVEERIHILRTRLAGVVADFELTPFIDTGQVFNSFMDVSFKDYRITPGIGFRGIIRPNVVGRIDYGYSKEGGAIFAGLDFPY
- the dxs gene encoding 1-deoxy-D-xylulose-5-phosphate synthase; translation: MSILKTIHSPADLKRLSPDKFPALCREIREQIIGAVSNVGGHLASNLGVVELTVALQYLLDTPTDKIVWDTSNQSYTHKLLTGRREQFHTLRQYGGLSGFCKREESEYDTFNAGHAGTGVSAAFGMVEARDQLKEKHKVVCVVGDGAMTAGMTLEGLHHAGGLGKDFLVILNDNQMSISKNVGAISAYLSRTITGEFYGKVREETGQLLGKIPHIGSDMQKLARRAEELAKGAILPGLLFEELGFQYSGPIDGHNFEHLLPTIENVLKMKGPVLLHVITKKGLGYEPAMKNPVWFHACPPFARSTGAPAKKAVRPSYTAIAMDTLVKLAREDKRIVAITAAMCEGTGLTAFEKEFPDRLYDVGIAEQHAVTFAAGLAAQGMKPVVAMYATFLQRAYDQVVHDVATQNLPVAFCIDRGGLVAEDGTTHHGAFDYAYLRHVPNMVVMAPKDENELQHMVKTCLEFDGPISVRYPRGVSLGVKMDPVPQALPVGKGELLKDGTDVAIVAIGVSVWQAVEAAERLSKEGVSTAVVNGRFVKPLDQDLIVEVAKRVRYVVTVEEGCKIGGFGSAVLETLSEAGVTEVKTKVLGLPDWYIEQGPQDLLRERYGLTAEGIYQSVKELIGKAPAEKPVFAGAALVGHPHGDEQGS